TTAGGTTACGGAAACCGCGCTCTCCGTAGGCGAGGCCTTTCCAACCTAGTTTCTCCATTTCCGCGAAAAATCCCTGTCCAATGGGGCCATCCAGCACTTTATACGCATGTTCCGGGGTTGAAAAAAGGAATGGCAGATCCAACACTCCGAAACTAGGGAGGAAGTTGATGACCGGGCCGCCGGTGATGATCCCCATGTCTACCGTGCCCATCTTGAGGCTTTCCAATAGATTGCGCTCGTCGCCCAGTTTCGCGTTCGGGTAGACCGTCACCGTGACCTCGCCGTTGGCGCGCGCCTCCACTAGCTCCTCGAATTTCAACGCCGCCTCGTGGAAAACGTCTTTTTCGTTGATGGCGTGGCCGAGTTTCAAGTCGATGGCGGCCCATCCAGCCCCTGTCGTCGTGAAAAGAATCGCCAAGAATGCTGTCATACACAAAAATTCTCTCACAACATATTTCCTCACAATACAACACCTCCGTTATGATTTTTTATGATTTATTATTTTATGCGTACATCACTTGTTTAGGCCATTAAAACGCATTACGGCTCCGGTACTCGCGGAACTCACCTGACTCGAATACCGCGCTAGCCAACCGCGCGAGACCCGCGGAGCTGGAATCGTGTGGTCTTTCAATCTGCTCTGAAGCTCCTCGTCCGAAATTCGGACGTTGACGCTGTGCTTCGGTATATCGATTTCAATGACATCGCCCTCTCTGAGCAAGGCTATCGACCCCCCTTCAGCGGCCTCCGGAGAGACATGTCCGATAGAAGCGCCCCGGGACGCGCCCGAAAAACGCCCATCGGTGATAAGCGCGACGCTCTTGTCGAGTTTCATGCCCGCCAGAGCCGAGGTCGGCGCCAGCATTTCACGCATACCGGGACCCCCTCGCGGACCTTCATAGCGGATAACGATGACGTCTCCCGCCTTGATTTTGCCCCCGAAGATGGCATCGATCGCCTGTTCTTCCGAGTCGAAAACCCTGGCTGGGCCGGAGTGAACCATCATCTCGGGAGCCACTGCGCTCTGTTTAACGACGCAACCGCCGCGCGCGATATTTCCCCATAGGATGGCAATGCCCCCGGCGGCACTGTAAGGGTTCGAGAGGGGGCGAATCACCTCTGGATTTCTGTTGACGGCGTCGCGAACGTTTTCCCCGACGGTTTTGCCTGTCGCGGTTATGGCGGAGGCGTCCACATGGCCGGCTTCCGCGAGATGCTTCATCACGGCAGGAAGACCCCCCGCCTCATGAAGGTCTTGAACGTGGTGATGCCCAGCGGGAGCCAGGTGGCAAAGGTTTGGGACGTGGCCGCTAATTTCGTTGATTTTTTCGAGGTTTAGTGGAATCTCGGCCTCGTTGGCGATAGCTAAAAGGTGCAGTACGCTGTTTGTGGAGCAACCCAGTGCCATGTCCACCGCCAGCGCGTTTTGAATGGATTTTTCGTTGATGATGTCGCGAGGTTTGATGTCGCGTTCCAGGAGTTCCATCACCTTCATGCCCGCGTGTTTGGCGAGCTGAGTGCGGGCCGCATAGACGGCGGGTATCGTGCCATTGCCAGGAAGCGCGATGCCGATGGCCTCAGCCAGGCAGTTCATGGAGTTGGCTGTGTACATGCCAGAGCAAGATCCGCAGGTGGGGCAGGATGTTTCCTCAACACGACGAAGCTCGGCGTCGTCGATCAGTCCGCCCTTGAGCGCCCCCACCGCCTCGAAGTTCGTGTTGAGGTTGATGGCCTCGAAGCCACCTTTGGAGTCGCTTTTTCTGCCCGCCAACATGGGGCCTCCAGAGACCAGGACGGAGGGGATATTGAGGCGTGCCGCGGCCATGATCATTCCTGGAATGATTTTGTCACAGTTGGGGATCAAAACGAGTCCGTCCACACAGTGCGCAGCCGCCATAGTCTCTACCGAATCGGCGATCAGCTCCCGAGAAGCCAGAGAATATCGCATCCCACCGTGTCCCATGACGATACCGTCGCACACGCCGATCACCGGCATCAAGATCGGTGTTCCACCAGCCATATAGACGCCTGCCTTCGCGGCTTCCGCCAGCTTATCCAGGTGGATGTGGCCGGGAACAATTTCGCTGAAAGCATAAATCACGCCGATTAGAGGACGATTTATTTCCTCCGCGGTAAACCCACAGGCG
This genomic interval from Synergistaceae bacterium contains the following:
- the ilvD gene encoding dihydroxy-acid dehydratase yields the protein MRSHTVTKGADRAPHRSLFNACGFTAEEINRPLIGVIYAFSEIVPGHIHLDKLAEAAKAGVYMAGGTPILMPVIGVCDGIVMGHGGMRYSLASRELIADSVETMAAAHCVDGLVLIPNCDKIIPGMIMAAARLNIPSVLVSGGPMLAGRKSDSKGGFEAINLNTNFEAVGALKGGLIDDAELRRVEETSCPTCGSCSGMYTANSMNCLAEAIGIALPGNGTIPAVYAARTQLAKHAGMKVMELLERDIKPRDIINEKSIQNALAVDMALGCSTNSVLHLLAIANEAEIPLNLEKINEISGHVPNLCHLAPAGHHHVQDLHEAGGLPAVMKHLAEAGHVDASAITATGKTVGENVRDAVNRNPEVIRPLSNPYSAAGGIAILWGNIARGGCVVKQSAVAPEMMVHSGPARVFDSEEQAIDAIFGGKIKAGDVIVIRYEGPRGGPGMREMLAPTSALAGMKLDKSVALITDGRFSGASRGASIGHVSPEAAEGGSIALLREGDVIEIDIPKHSVNVRISDEELQSRLKDHTIPAPRVSRGWLARYSSQVSSASTGAVMRFNGLNK